Proteins found in one Haloferax litoreum genomic segment:
- a CDS encoding VOC family protein produces MDRTIDHVAFGGMELYELRTAANEVGLTPTYGGEHNTGTTHMAVVPFPDGSYLELIAPTLGTDAEDSGFWPTHLAADAGPTAWCLEVPDVAASAKAAIDAGVPVDGPHEAARARPDGRLVEWDMCFEGDDLRLPFTIHDRTPRDYRVPRTSHNTAVRGLRTVVVATRDREATASLFARRHRYSSPVDINGPFTNFAVLPGTPLALCEPGDGELDARIDEVGEGPCAFLVGVTDLDRARQSLSLGPEIRFSDRRMAWFDHDLFDRRLGVVELP; encoded by the coding sequence ATGGACCGAACCATCGACCACGTCGCGTTCGGTGGTATGGAGTTGTACGAACTCCGGACCGCCGCCAACGAAGTCGGTCTCACGCCGACGTACGGCGGTGAACACAACACCGGAACGACGCACATGGCAGTCGTCCCCTTTCCCGACGGGTCGTACCTCGAACTCATCGCGCCGACGCTCGGAACCGATGCCGAAGATTCAGGATTCTGGCCGACCCACCTCGCGGCCGACGCCGGCCCAACAGCGTGGTGTCTCGAAGTCCCAGACGTAGCAGCGAGTGCCAAAGCGGCTATCGACGCTGGCGTCCCCGTTGATGGCCCGCACGAGGCCGCACGAGCACGTCCCGACGGCCGCCTCGTCGAGTGGGACATGTGCTTCGAGGGCGACGACTTGCGCCTCCCGTTTACCATCCACGACCGGACCCCGCGCGACTATCGCGTCCCGCGCACGTCGCACAATACGGCGGTGCGCGGCCTGCGGACCGTGGTCGTCGCGACCCGTGACCGCGAGGCGACTGCCTCTCTGTTCGCTCGGCGACACCGCTACTCGTCGCCTGTCGATATCAACGGTCCGTTCACCAACTTCGCAGTCCTTCCGGGCACGCCGCTGGCACTCTGTGAACCCGGTGACGGGGAACTCGACGCCCGCATCGACGAGGTCGGAGAAGGGCCGTGTGCGTTCCTCGTCGGGGTCACGGACCTCGACAGAGCACGACAATCGCTCTCGCTCGGTCCGGAGATACGGTTCAGCGACCGCAGGATGGCGTGGTTCGACCACGACCTGTTCGACCGGCGGTTAGGCGTGGTCGAACTCCCCTGA
- a CDS encoding MBL fold metallo-hydrolase, giving the protein MGTLLHQITVQELATDLDAGKSFTVVDTRPPESFDAWHIAGAVNVPYHPLDGLGGDWDWERVGELAEKGPIVAICGKGLSSTSFGFELSSRGYDDVTVVKGGMQDWSKLYEVVELDTESDDLYLAQVQRRAKGCLGYVVGSKSAKEAVVVDATRQSHEFELVAADAGMTISAVLDTHVHADHISGGRTLADRVGVPYYMGANATDRDVQYDFTPLDDGESIQVGDVEIEARFAPGHTSDMTNYLVDGRYLLTGDTLFVESVGRTELQFGDEDAATGAELLYDTLHERILSLPSETRILPGHVSVAADGTYGVASPGELVSTTLGELREELDLLGLDEDAFVHRIADDTPEKPPNYERVIAINTGRESVTDEEEATELELGPNNCAA; this is encoded by the coding sequence ATGGGAACACTCCTCCACCAGATTACGGTCCAGGAACTCGCGACAGACCTCGACGCTGGGAAGTCGTTCACCGTGGTGGACACCCGTCCGCCGGAGAGTTTCGACGCGTGGCACATCGCAGGTGCCGTGAACGTGCCGTACCATCCACTCGACGGCCTCGGTGGTGACTGGGACTGGGAACGCGTCGGCGAACTCGCCGAGAAGGGCCCAATCGTCGCTATCTGCGGGAAAGGCCTCTCGTCTACTTCGTTCGGATTCGAACTCAGTTCTCGTGGGTACGACGACGTGACCGTCGTCAAAGGCGGCATGCAAGACTGGAGCAAACTGTACGAAGTCGTGGAACTCGATACCGAGTCAGACGACCTGTACCTCGCGCAGGTACAGCGTCGTGCCAAGGGATGTCTCGGGTACGTCGTCGGGTCGAAGTCGGCGAAGGAGGCCGTCGTCGTGGACGCGACACGGCAGTCCCACGAGTTCGAACTCGTCGCCGCCGACGCAGGGATGACCATCTCGGCCGTCCTCGACACACACGTCCACGCCGACCACATCTCGGGCGGACGCACACTGGCCGACAGAGTCGGTGTCCCGTACTACATGGGTGCGAACGCCACCGACCGCGACGTGCAGTACGACTTCACGCCGCTCGACGACGGCGAGTCGATACAGGTCGGCGACGTAGAAATCGAAGCGCGCTTCGCACCGGGGCACACCTCTGACATGACGAACTACCTCGTCGACGGGCGGTATCTCCTCACCGGCGACACCTTGTTCGTCGAGTCGGTCGGTCGCACCGAACTCCAGTTTGGAGACGAGGACGCCGCCACGGGCGCTGAACTCCTCTACGACACGCTTCACGAGCGGATTCTCTCACTTCCGTCGGAGACACGAATCCTCCCCGGACACGTCTCGGTCGCCGCCGATGGAACGTACGGCGTCGCCTCGCCGGGCGAACTCGTGAGTACGACGCTCGGCGAACTCCGCGAGGAGTTGGACCTCCTCGGACTCGACGAAGACGCGTTCGTCCATCGCATCGCCGACGACACGCCGGAGAAACCGCCGAACTACGAACGAGTCATCGCAATCAACACGGGGCGCGAGTCGGTGACGGACGAAGAGGAAGCGACTGAACTCGAACTCGGGCCGAACAACTGCGCCGCCTGA
- the rpsB gene encoding 30S ribosomal protein S2 translates to MSDNENDAVEVADEEPETETEAVTETGTDEAATEDETAETAEAADEAAEAEEAEPEPAFDEDVMPDEDADLLIPVEDYLAAGVHIGTQQKTNDMVRFIHRVRDDGLYVLDVSQTDSRIRTAADFLANYDPEQILVTSSRQYGRFPAEKFADAVGARARTGRFIPGTLTNPDYAGYIEPDVVVVTDPIGDAQAVKEAITVGIPVIAMCDSNNQTSNVDLVVPTNNKGRRALSVVYWLLANETLDRRGTDTVYALEDFEAEL, encoded by the coding sequence ATGAGCGACAACGAAAACGACGCGGTGGAGGTCGCCGACGAGGAACCCGAGACGGAGACCGAAGCGGTCACCGAGACGGGCACCGACGAGGCCGCCACCGAAGACGAGACAGCAGAGACCGCCGAGGCGGCCGACGAGGCTGCCGAGGCCGAAGAAGCAGAGCCAGAGCCGGCCTTCGACGAGGACGTCATGCCCGACGAAGACGCCGACCTGCTCATCCCGGTCGAAGACTACCTGGCCGCCGGTGTCCACATCGGTACCCAGCAGAAGACCAACGACATGGTTCGGTTCATCCACCGTGTCCGTGACGATGGGCTGTACGTGCTCGACGTGAGCCAGACGGACTCGCGAATCCGCACCGCTGCGGACTTCCTCGCGAACTACGACCCAGAGCAGATTCTGGTGACGTCCTCCCGTCAGTACGGTCGGTTCCCGGCCGAGAAGTTCGCCGACGCCGTCGGCGCTCGTGCCCGCACGGGACGCTTTATCCCCGGCACGCTGACGAACCCGGACTACGCCGGCTACATCGAACCTGACGTGGTCGTCGTCACCGACCCAATCGGTGACGCGCAGGCAGTCAAGGAGGCCATCACGGTCGGTATCCCCGTCATCGCGATGTGCGACTCCAACAACCAGACGTCCAACGTCGACCTCGTCGTCCCGACGAACAACAAGGGTCGCCGCGCACTGTCGGTCGTCTACTGGCTCCTCGCCAACGAGACGCTCGACCGCCGCGGCACCGACACCGTCTACGCCCTCGAAGACTTCGAGGCGGAACTGTAG
- the eno gene encoding phosphopyruvate hydratase: protein MTRITSISLRRVLDSRGNPTVEADVLTASGGFGRAAAPSGASTGEYEAIELPPTEAIAAARRHAVPRLVDEVHAGNQREVDRALRGADGTENFSEIGANSAVAISMAAAKAGADVLGAPLYQHLGGAFRGDNFPTPLGNVIGGGEHAKEATNIQEFLAAPVGAPSVSEAVFANAKVHARASEILDERGVPAAKGDEGAWAPAVSDAEAFEIMDEAVSDVEDELGFEIRFGLDIAASEMFEDGVYHYGDETKTTDEQIDYVAEMVDEYDLVYVEDPLDENDYEGFAELTDRVGDRTLICGDDLFVTNVDRLQDGIDVGAANSILIKPNQIGTLTDAFDAVELASRNGMDAVISHRSGETEDTTIAHLAVATDAPFIKTGTVQGERTAKLNELIRIADDAV, encoded by the coding sequence ATGACTCGAATCACATCCATCTCCCTGCGCCGCGTGCTCGACTCCCGTGGAAACCCGACGGTCGAAGCCGACGTCCTCACCGCGTCCGGTGGGTTCGGTCGTGCTGCGGCCCCGAGTGGTGCGTCCACTGGGGAATACGAGGCAATCGAACTGCCGCCGACCGAGGCTATCGCAGCAGCACGCCGCCACGCGGTTCCCCGTCTCGTGGACGAAGTCCACGCGGGCAACCAGCGTGAGGTCGACCGTGCCCTGCGTGGTGCCGACGGAACCGAGAACTTCTCGGAAATCGGTGCCAACAGCGCCGTCGCCATCTCGATGGCGGCCGCGAAGGCCGGTGCCGACGTGCTCGGTGCACCCCTGTACCAGCACCTCGGCGGTGCGTTCCGCGGCGACAACTTCCCGACGCCGCTCGGGAACGTCATCGGTGGCGGTGAACACGCCAAGGAAGCCACGAACATTCAGGAGTTCCTCGCCGCACCAGTCGGTGCGCCGAGCGTCTCCGAGGCCGTCTTCGCCAACGCGAAGGTCCACGCCCGCGCGTCCGAGATTCTCGACGAGCGTGGTGTGCCTGCCGCGAAGGGCGACGAGGGTGCGTGGGCACCAGCAGTCTCCGACGCAGAGGCGTTCGAGATTATGGACGAAGCAGTCTCCGACGTCGAGGACGAACTCGGCTTCGAGATTCGCTTCGGTCTCGACATCGCCGCTTCGGAGATGTTCGAAGATGGTGTCTACCACTACGGCGACGAGACGAAGACGACAGACGAGCAGATCGACTACGTCGCCGAGATGGTCGACGAGTACGACCTCGTCTACGTCGAAGACCCCCTCGACGAGAACGACTACGAGGGCTTCGCGGAACTCACCGACCGTGTGGGAGACCGCACGCTCATCTGTGGTGACGACCTCTTCGTCACCAACGTCGACCGCCTGCAAGATGGCATCGACGTGGGTGCCGCGAACTCCATCCTCATCAAACCGAACCAGATCGGGACGCTGACCGACGCGTTCGACGCCGTCGAACTGGCCTCCCGAAACGGGATGGACGCTGTCATCTCTCACCGCTCCGGTGAGACGGAAGACACGACCATCGCACACCTCGCCGTCGCAACCGACGCGCCGTTCATCAAGACCGGCACGGTGCAAGGCGAGCGAACTGCCAAACTGAACGAACTCATCCGCATCGCGGACGACGCAGTATGA
- a CDS encoding DNA-directed RNA polymerase subunit K → MIQRYNRYEKARILGARALQVSYGAPVLVETEQTEPILIAAEEYDAGVLPFTVKREGK, encoded by the coding sequence ATGATACAACGGTACAACCGATACGAGAAAGCCCGCATCCTCGGTGCGCGAGCACTGCAGGTCTCCTACGGCGCACCCGTGCTCGTAGAGACCGAGCAGACCGAACCAATACTTATCGCCGCCGAGGAGTACGATGCAGGTGTCCTTCCGTTCACCGTGAAACGAGAGGGTAAGTGA
- a CDS encoding DNA-directed RNA polymerase subunit N, producing the protein MMIPVRCFTCGKVIGEHWDEFQARAREGDEDPADVLDDLGVTRACCRRMMVSHKDLVDVVSPYQ; encoded by the coding sequence ATGATGATTCCCGTCCGGTGTTTCACCTGCGGCAAGGTGATTGGCGAACACTGGGATGAATTCCAGGCCCGTGCTCGCGAGGGTGACGAGGACCCCGCAGATGTCCTCGACGACCTCGGGGTCACTCGTGCCTGCTGCCGGCGGATGATGGTATCGCACAAAGACCTCGTGGACGTCGTGTCTCCCTACCAATGA
- a CDS encoding 30S ribosomal protein S9, which translates to MVTNTSGKKKTAIARATVRDGEGRVRINSQPVELVEPEMARLKMLEPFRIAGEDLRSQVDIDVRVNGGGVAGQADAVRTALARGLVQHLNDAELRDAYMEFDRSLLVNDVRQSEPKKWGGPGARARYQKSYR; encoded by the coding sequence ATGGTAACGAACACGTCCGGTAAGAAGAAGACCGCCATCGCCCGCGCGACCGTGCGCGACGGCGAGGGTCGAGTCCGTATCAACTCCCAGCCGGTCGAGCTGGTCGAGCCGGAGATGGCTCGCCTGAAGATGCTGGAACCGTTCCGCATCGCAGGTGAGGACCTCCGCTCGCAGGTCGACATCGACGTGCGCGTCAACGGGGGCGGCGTGGCCGGTCAGGCCGACGCAGTCCGCACCGCGCTCGCTCGTGGGCTGGTGCAACACCTGAACGACGCGGAACTTCGCGACGCGTACATGGAGTTCGACCGCTCGCTGCTGGTCAACGACGTTCGCCAGTCCGAACCCAAGAAGTGGGGCGGACCGGGCGCACGCGCTCGCTACCAGAAGTCCTACCGCTGA
- a CDS encoding 50S ribosomal protein L13, with protein sequence MSLAEFDADVVVDAKNCIMGRVASEVAQRALAGEKVAVINAEDAVITGSEQDVMGVYRKRADVGSDQGPYYPKRPDRIFKRAIRGMVPYKKPRGREAFSNIRVYVGNPFDEDGEMLDGTSLDRLSNIKFISLGEVSEKLGANVTW encoded by the coding sequence ATGAGCCTCGCAGAATTCGACGCCGACGTCGTCGTCGACGCCAAGAACTGCATCATGGGCCGCGTCGCCTCTGAGGTCGCTCAGCGCGCCCTCGCAGGCGAGAAGGTCGCCGTCATCAACGCGGAAGACGCCGTCATCACTGGCTCCGAACAGGACGTCATGGGCGTCTACCGCAAGCGCGCCGACGTTGGTTCGGACCAGGGTCCGTACTACCCGAAGCGTCCCGACCGCATCTTCAAGCGTGCCATCCGTGGGATGGTTCCGTACAAGAAGCCCCGCGGGCGCGAGGCGTTCTCGAACATCCGCGTCTACGTCGGCAACCCGTTCGACGAAGACGGCGAGATGCTCGACGGTACCTCGCTGGACCGACTTTCGAACATCAAGTTCATCTCGCTCGGAGAGGTCTCCGAGAAGCTGGGTGCTAACGTCACATGGTAA
- a CDS encoding 50S ribosomal protein L18e yields the protein MSKTNPRLNSLIAELKAVSRESGANVWQDVADRLEKPRRTHAEVNLSRIERYAREDETVVVPGKVLGSGVLQKNVTVAAVDFSSTARKKIEQVGDVVTLEQIAEQNPDGSNVRVIR from the coding sequence ATGAGTAAGACGAACCCGAGACTCAACAGTCTCATCGCCGAGCTGAAGGCGGTCTCGCGTGAGTCCGGTGCCAACGTCTGGCAGGATGTCGCGGACCGTCTCGAAAAGCCACGGCGCACCCACGCGGAAGTCAACCTGAGTCGCATCGAACGATACGCTCGGGAAGACGAAACCGTCGTCGTGCCCGGCAAGGTGCTGGGTAGCGGTGTGCTGCAGAAAAACGTCACAGTCGCTGCTGTGGACTTCTCGTCCACCGCTCGAAAGAAGATCGAGCAGGTTGGCGACGTCGTGACGCTCGAACAGATTGCTGAACAGAACCCCGATGGGTCCAACGTACGGGTGATCCGATGA
- a CDS encoding DNA-directed RNA polymerase subunit D, with protein sequence MANDFEVEFIEREDRRARFVARGLTPALANGIRRAMIADVPTFSIDTVRFVENTSVMFDEMIGLRLGLVPLTTPLDEFEPGDTVTVALEVDGPATAYSGDIESADDMVVPADENVPIIELKEGQRLEFEADAVLGYGKDHAKNQGGVAVGYRHLQRVEVTGDAGEFDEQEPNILRGVIEEAAAEHADDEDAEDGDLVVTSEFDNDLTKRYPGKEVEVHDVPEAFVFSVETDGSFTVDELVLRAVASLGGRAAELEEKVSL encoded by the coding sequence ATGGCAAACGACTTCGAGGTCGAGTTCATCGAACGCGAAGACCGACGCGCCCGATTCGTCGCGCGCGGTCTGACCCCGGCGCTAGCCAACGGCATTCGTCGGGCGATGATCGCCGACGTGCCGACGTTCTCCATCGACACCGTCCGGTTCGTGGAGAACACGTCGGTCATGTTCGACGAGATGATCGGGCTTCGGCTCGGTCTGGTTCCGCTGACCACGCCCCTCGACGAGTTCGAGCCTGGTGACACCGTCACCGTCGCGCTCGAAGTCGACGGGCCGGCGACTGCGTACTCCGGGGACATCGAGTCCGCGGACGACATGGTCGTCCCCGCGGACGAGAACGTCCCAATTATCGAGCTGAAGGAAGGTCAGCGCCTCGAATTCGAGGCAGACGCCGTCCTCGGCTACGGGAAAGACCACGCCAAGAATCAAGGCGGGGTCGCAGTCGGCTACCGACACCTCCAGCGCGTGGAGGTCACCGGCGACGCCGGCGAGTTCGACGAACAAGAACCGAACATTCTCCGCGGCGTCATCGAAGAGGCCGCTGCCGAACACGCAGACGACGAGGACGCCGAAGACGGTGACCTCGTAGTCACGAGCGAGTTCGACAACGACCTGACGAAGCGGTATCCCGGTAAAGAGGTCGAAGTGCACGACGTGCCGGAAGCGTTCGTCTTCAGTGTGGAGACGGACGGTTCCTTCACGGTCGATGAGCTGGTGCTTCGCGCCGTCGCCTCTCTTGGTGGCCGCGCGGCCGAGCTCGAAGAGAAGGTCTCACTGTAA
- a CDS encoding 30S ribosomal protein S11, protein MSESETGDKWGIAHVHASFNNTLITVTDITGAETIVKSSGGSVVKQNRDEASPYAAMQMAESVADQIKAAGISGLHVRVRGPGGNRNKSPGPGAQATIRALARAGLEIGRIEDVTPIPHDGTRAPKNSRL, encoded by the coding sequence ATGAGCGAATCCGAAACTGGTGACAAGTGGGGCATCGCCCACGTCCACGCATCGTTCAACAACACGCTCATCACGGTCACTGACATCACGGGCGCCGAGACGATCGTCAAGTCGTCCGGTGGCTCCGTCGTCAAGCAGAACCGTGACGAGGCATCCCCGTACGCGGCCATGCAGATGGCCGAGAGCGTCGCCGACCAGATCAAGGCGGCCGGCATCTCGGGTCTGCACGTCCGCGTCCGTGGCCCCGGTGGCAACCGGAACAAGAGCCCCGGACCCGGTGCACAGGCAACGATTCGCGCCCTCGCGCGTGCCGGTCTCGAGATCGGTCGTATCGAGGACGTGACGCCGATTCCGCACGACGGAACTCGCGCGCCGAAAAACAGCCGACTCTAA
- a CDS encoding 30S ribosomal protein S4, which yields MTTGKNTKFYETPNHPFQGERIAQEADLLSRYGLKNKEELWRAQSELRNIRREARRLLGEAQGDTEEAEALGAEFMARLRRYGILSAEDDISQTLRLDVTDILERRYQTIAYRNGIGQTPQQARQFIVHGHVTIDGARTTVPSRKVEVDEEDSVSFDETSPLSDELHPERAEAQE from the coding sequence ATGACGACTGGTAAAAACACCAAGTTCTACGAGACTCCGAACCACCCGTTCCAGGGCGAGCGTATCGCTCAGGAAGCGGACCTCCTCTCTCGCTACGGTCTCAAGAACAAAGAGGAACTCTGGCGTGCGCAGTCTGAACTGCGCAACATCCGCCGTGAGGCACGTCGCCTCCTCGGTGAAGCCCAGGGTGACACCGAGGAAGCAGAGGCGCTCGGAGCCGAGTTTATGGCACGCCTGCGCCGCTACGGGATTCTGTCCGCCGAGGACGACATCTCCCAGACGCTGCGCCTCGACGTGACGGACATTCTCGAGCGACGCTACCAGACGATTGCCTACCGCAACGGAATCGGACAGACTCCGCAGCAGGCACGTCAGTTCATCGTCCACGGACACGTGACGATCGACGGCGCTCGAACGACCGTCCCCTCCCGCAAAGTGGAGGTCGACGAAGAGGACTCCGTGAGCTTCGACGAAACGTCGCCGCTCTCGGACGAACTGCACCCTGAGCGCGCGGAGGCCCAAGAATGA